One Aphelocoma coerulescens isolate FSJ_1873_10779 chromosome 5, UR_Acoe_1.0, whole genome shotgun sequence DNA segment encodes these proteins:
- the FOXA1 gene encoding hepatocyte nuclear factor 3-alpha, protein MLGTVKMEGHETSDWNSYYADTQEAYSSVPVSNMNSGLGSMNTMNTYMTMNTMTTSGNMTSSSFNMSYANTGLGAGLSPGAVAGMPAGSAGPVNGMPAGVAAMGTALSPGGINAMSAQPAPMNGLSPYGGMNPCMSPMAYTQSNLGRTRDAKSFKRTYPHAKPPYSYISLITMAIQQAPSKMLTLSEIYQWIMDLFPYYRQNQQRWQNSIRHSLSFNDCFVKVARSPDKPGKGSYWTLHPDSGNMFENGCYLRRQKRFKCEKPANSKATQEGRKDQAGASSSSSNSPLHRGHNKPAQLDTTTSLSSSNPSTSPQSMDHSGSSTELKTSASAASSTISSVPTLASVPHPPHSLAHEPQLHLKGDPHYSFNHPFSINNLMSSSEQQHKLDFKAYEQALQYSSYGASIPGGLPLGSASMAGRSSIEPSALEPSYYQGVYSRPVLNTS, encoded by the exons ATGTTAGGGACTGTGAAAATGGAAGGGCATGAAACCAGCGACTGGAACAGCTACTACGCCGACACTCAGGAG GCCTATTCCTCGGTGCCCGTGAGCAACATGAATTCGGGGCTGGGCTCCATGAACACCATGAACACCTACATGACCATGAACACCATGACGACAAGCGGCAACATGACCTCCAGCTCCTTCAACATGTCCTACGCCAAtacggggctgggggctgggctgAGTCCCGGCGCCGTGGCCGGCATGCCGGCAGGCTCGGCGGGGCCCGTGAACGGCATGCCGGCCGGCGTGGCCGCCATGGGCACAGCGCTGAGCCCCGGCGGCATCAACGCCATGTCTGCCCAGCCGGCCCCCATGAACGGGCTGAGCCCCTACGGCGGCATGAACCCCTGCATGAGCCCCATGGCCTACACCCAGTCCAACCTCGGCAGGACACGGGACGCTAAGTCCTTCAAGCGGACCTACCCCCACGCCAAGCCGCCCTACTCCTACATCTCCCTCATCACCATGGCCATCCAGCAGGCACCCAGCAAGATGCTGACGCTGAGTGAGATCTACCAGTGGATCATGGACCTTTTCCCCTACTACCGACAGAACCAGCAGCGCTGGCAGAACAGCATCCGCCACTCGCTCTCTTTCAATGACTGTTTCGTCAAGGTGGCCCGCTCCCCCGACAAGCCCGGCAAGGGCTCCTATTGGACCCTGCACCCCGACTCCGGCAACATGTTTGAAAATGGCTGTTACCTCCGCCGGCAAAAGCGCTTCAAGTGCGAGAAGCCGGCGAACAGTAAAGCCACTCAGGAGGGCAGGAAAGATCAGGCCGGGGCCTCTAGTTCAAGCTCCAACTCCCCCCTGCACAGAGGCCACAACAAACCCGCACAGCTGGATACCACCACCTCTCTCTCCAGCTCCAACCCGTCCACCAGCCCCCAGTCTATGGACCACAGTGGATCAAGCACGGAGCTAAAGACGTCGGCCTCGGCCGCCTCCTCCACCATCAGCTCTGTACCCACCTTGGCCTCCGTCCCACACCCCCCTCACTCCTTAGCCCACGAACCTCAGCTCCACCTCAAGGGCGATCCCCACTACTCCTTCAACCACCCATTTTCCATCAATAACCTCATGTCCTCCtcggagcagcagcacaagctgGACTTCAAAGCCTACGAGCAGGCGCTGCAATATTCCTCCTACGGGGCCAGCATCCCCGGCGGGCTGCCCCTGGGCAGCGCCTCCATGGCTGGCCGGAGCAGCATCGAGCCCTCGGCCCTAGAGCCCTCCTACTACCAAGGTGTGTATTCCAGACCCGTGCTAAACACCTCCTAG